In uncultured Bacteroides sp., one genomic interval encodes:
- the mutL gene encoding DNA mismatch repair endonuclease MutL, giving the protein MSDIIRLLPDSVANQIAAGEVIQRPASVLKELVENSIDAGAKEVHILITDAGRTCIQVIDDGKGMSETDARISFERHATSKIRDAADLFALTTMGFRGEALASIAAVAQVDLKTRLENEELGTIISVAGSKVERQETISCPKGSNFSVKNLFFNVPARRKFLKSNQTELSNILSEFERIVLVHPEVAFTLHSNDVELFHLPVSSLRQRVVNVFGKKLNQQLLNVDVNTSLIKVTGYVGKPDSARKKGAHQYFFVNGRYMRHPYFHRAVMEAYEKLVPVGEQISYFLYLDVDPADIDVNIHPTKTEIKFENEVPIWQILAASVKESLGKFNEVPSIDFDTEGMPDIPAYNAAAPIQPPKLNFNPNFNPFQKTASNYSRPQLEWESLYGGVEKAEQRSEPDYEPEIIDYPAFQDEEIEPEQTTLYDHETVAEKSSVQFQFKGRFILTSVKSGLMIIDQHRAHIRVLFDQYLQQIKNHQGVSQGVLFPEILELPASEAVVLQEISDDLAAIGFDLSNLGGGSYAINGVPSGIEGLSPVQLIRNMLHTAMEKGCDVKEEVQETLALTLSKAAAIVYGQVLGNDEMTKLVDSLFACATPNYTPDGKTVLSLLKEDDIEKLFK; this is encoded by the coding sequence ATGAGTGATATTATTCGTTTGTTGCCCGATTCAGTTGCCAACCAGATTGCTGCCGGCGAGGTAATTCAGCGCCCTGCTTCAGTCTTAAAGGAACTGGTCGAGAATTCTATTGATGCCGGTGCAAAGGAAGTACATATATTGATTACTGATGCAGGGAGAACCTGTATACAAGTGATAGACGACGGGAAAGGAATGTCAGAGACTGATGCCCGGATTTCCTTTGAACGACATGCTACCTCCAAGATTCGTGATGCGGCGGATTTGTTTGCCCTTACTACTATGGGCTTTCGTGGCGAAGCGCTAGCATCTATTGCCGCAGTGGCACAGGTAGATCTCAAAACACGCCTTGAAAATGAAGAATTGGGTACGATTATTTCCGTGGCCGGTTCAAAGGTTGAGCGCCAGGAAACCATTTCCTGCCCCAAGGGAAGTAACTTCTCAGTGAAGAACCTTTTCTTTAATGTGCCCGCTCGCCGCAAATTCCTGAAATCGAACCAGACCGAGTTAAGTAACATCTTGTCTGAATTTGAACGTATAGTTCTTGTTCACCCCGAGGTGGCATTTACGCTGCACAGCAATGATGTAGAATTGTTTCACCTTCCGGTTTCTTCTCTTCGCCAGCGCGTTGTCAATGTATTTGGTAAAAAGCTGAATCAGCAGTTGCTTAATGTAGATGTTAATACTTCGCTGATTAAAGTAACCGGTTATGTAGGAAAACCCGATTCTGCCCGCAAAAAAGGAGCACACCAATACTTCTTTGTCAATGGCAGATACATGCGTCATCCATACTTCCATAGGGCAGTGATGGAAGCGTATGAAAAACTGGTTCCGGTGGGAGAACAGATCTCTTATTTCCTTTATCTCGATGTTGATCCGGCTGATATTGATGTGAATATTCACCCAACCAAGACCGAGATTAAGTTCGAGAACGAAGTGCCTATCTGGCAGATTCTGGCAGCTTCGGTAAAGGAATCTCTAGGTAAGTTTAATGAAGTACCTTCTATCGATTTTGACACAGAAGGCATGCCCGATATACCGGCTTATAATGCAGCCGCACCTATTCAGCCGCCGAAGCTGAATTTCAATCCAAACTTCAATCCATTCCAGAAAACGGCTTCAAATTATTCGCGCCCTCAGTTGGAATGGGAGAGTCTTTATGGAGGAGTTGAAAAAGCAGAGCAGAGATCGGAACCCGATTATGAGCCTGAGATTATAGATTATCCCGCTTTTCAGGATGAGGAGATAGAACCGGAACAGACTACCTTGTACGATCATGAAACCGTAGCCGAGAAGAGTTCTGTTCAGTTCCAGTTTAAAGGACGGTTTATTCTCACATCGGTAAAATCCGGGCTGATGATCATTGATCAGCACCGTGCACATATCAGAGTCTTGTTCGACCAATATCTGCAACAGATAAAGAATCACCAGGGAGTTTCTCAAGGGGTTCTTTTCCCTGAAATATTAGAGCTTCCGGCTTCGGAGGCAGTAGTATTGCAGGAAATATCCGATGATCTTGCTGCCATTGGTTTCGACCTGAGCAATCTGGGCGGAGGAAGTTATGCCATTAATGGTGTTCCTTCGGGCATTGAAGGTTTGTCTCCTGTTCAGCTGATAAGGAATATGCTGCACACGGCAATGGAAAAAGGTTGCGATGTGAAAGAAGAAGTGCAAGAGACCTTGGCTCTGACTTTGTCCAAAGCTGCCGCCATTGTTTACGGTCAGGTTCTTGGAAATGATGAGATGACCAAATTGGTGGATTCTCTTTTTGCATGTGCCACGCCGAATTATACTCCCGACGGAAAAACTGTTTTGTCTTTACTTAAAGAAGATGATATAGAAAAACTCTTCAAGTAA
- a CDS encoding OstA-like protein: protein MLKNNKKRYSISRHRILLMGILCLFGVCLIAGNKPAKKNKKQKTKKDMVYILNSDETMGNQILRPDITVLQGNVKLRHKGMYMYCDSAFLNEKTNSFEAFGKVHMEQGDTLFVYGNYLKYDGYKELANLRENVKLVNRGTTLLTDSLDYDRVLDKAYYFEGGTMLDKENVLTSDWGEYSPSTKNAVFNFDVKLVNPRFTMKTDTLKYNSATGIAHIVGPSKIDSDKNHIVSKRGYYNTRADQAQLVDRSVLTNEDGKRLIGDSIYYDRKKGYGEAFNNVFMSDSVNKNFLKGDYCFYDEIKGNAVATKRALAVDYSQGDSLFVHGDTLKLNTFNIKTDSMYREVRAFSKVRIFRKDIQGVCDSLFFTSKDSCLTMYKDPILWNENNQLLGEEIRIYMNDSTIDWAHIVNQALSVEKKDSIHYNQVTGKDIKAYFLDGELHKVDVIGNVQLIYYPEEKDSTMMGMNVSETSLLNIYLNKKKMEKMVMSPQSNGTLYPMLMIPQDKMRLTNFGWFDFIRPLNKDDIYEWRGKKAGQELKKKGRKSIPLPNHGIVKQ, encoded by the coding sequence ATGCTGAAGAATAATAAAAAAAGATATTCAATAAGCAGGCACAGAATACTACTAATGGGGATTCTGTGCCTGTTTGGTGTTTGTTTGATAGCTGGAAACAAACCTGCTAAGAAAAATAAAAAGCAGAAAACCAAGAAAGATATGGTTTATATCCTTAACTCGGATGAAACCATGGGGAACCAAATATTAAGGCCGGACATAACTGTTCTGCAAGGAAATGTAAAGTTGAGGCATAAAGGTATGTACATGTACTGTGATAGTGCCTTCCTTAATGAAAAAACAAATTCCTTTGAGGCTTTTGGCAAGGTTCATATGGAACAGGGTGATACCTTGTTCGTTTATGGTAACTATCTGAAATATGATGGTTACAAAGAACTAGCCAATCTTCGCGAAAATGTTAAGCTGGTGAACCGCGGTACAACTTTGCTCACAGATAGTCTCGACTACGACCGTGTGCTCGACAAAGCTTATTATTTTGAAGGTGGAACCATGCTGGATAAGGAAAATGTACTTACTTCCGACTGGGGAGAATATAGCCCTTCAACAAAGAATGCGGTATTCAACTTTGATGTAAAGTTGGTGAATCCACGTTTTACTATGAAGACAGATACATTAAAGTATAATTCGGCTACCGGGATTGCTCATATTGTTGGTCCTTCAAAGATTGATAGTGATAAAAATCATATTGTTTCCAAACGAGGATACTATAATACACGTGCCGATCAGGCTCAATTGGTAGATCGCTCCGTGCTGACCAATGAAGATGGTAAAAGATTAATTGGCGACAGTATTTACTATGACCGCAAGAAGGGTTACGGGGAAGCTTTCAATAATGTGTTTATGTCCGACTCCGTAAATAAGAACTTCCTGAAAGGAGACTATTGTTTTTACGATGAGATAAAAGGAAATGCCGTTGCTACAAAGAGAGCGTTGGCAGTTGACTACTCACAGGGCGATAGTTTATTTGTTCACGGAGATACGCTTAAGCTGAATACTTTCAATATTAAAACCGATTCAATGTACAGAGAAGTGAGAGCTTTCAGTAAAGTGCGTATTTTCCGGAAAGATATTCAGGGAGTTTGCGATTCATTGTTCTTCACTTCAAAAGATTCCTGCCTTACAATGTACAAAGATCCTATTCTTTGGAATGAAAATAACCAGTTACTGGGTGAAGAGATCAGGATTTATATGAACGACAGCACAATAGACTGGGCACATATTGTAAACCAGGCTTTGAGCGTTGAAAAGAAAGATTCCATTCATTATAATCAGGTAACGGGTAAGGATATCAAGGCCTATTTCCTGGACGGCGAGCTACATAAGGTAGATGTAATAGGAAATGTTCAACTTATATATTATCCGGAAGAAAAAGATAGTACAATGATGGGGATGAATGTGTCCGAGACCAGTTTACTAAATATTTATCTTAATAAGAAGAAGATGGAGAAAATGGTAATGAGTCCTCAGTCAAACGGTACCCTTTACCCCATGTTAATGATTCCACAAGACAAAATGCGATTGACAAACTTCGGTTGGTTCGACTTTATCCGGCCACTCAATAAAGATGACATCTATGAATGGCGAGGCAAAAAAGCCGGGCAGGAATTGAAGAAGAAAGGAAGAAAATCAATACCTTTGCCTAACCATGGAATAGTAAAACAGTAA
- a CDS encoding peptidylprolyl isomerase, which translates to MKKLVNFKTLVLLFVLCTSQIKVYAQDNVIDEVVWIVGDEAILKSDVEEERLNAQYNGVKFEGDPYCVIPEQIAIQKLYLHQAAIDSVEVTDSEVMQQVEWQINNIIRQIGSKEKMEEYFNKTYTQIRETMRESAREKLTVERMQKKLVGDIKITPAEVRKYFKEVPQDSVPFIATQVEVQIITQQPKIPIAEIDDVKKRLREYSDRITSGDTPFSSLAILYSEDPGSARRGGELGFMGKGELLPEFAAVAFNLNDPKKVSKIVETEYGFHIIQLIEKRGDRINCRHILLKPRVSDKDLQAAMGRLDSVANDIRSSKFTFDQAASVISHDKDTRNNHGLMANTRTSTSKFEMDQLPQEVAKAVDKLNIGEISKAFIMVNDKGKQVCAVVKLKSRIDGHKATITDDYQNLKELVLSKIRAQKLDQWIKDKQKKTYVRINEGWKNCEFKYPGWVK; encoded by the coding sequence ATGAAAAAGTTAGTGAACTTTAAAACGCTGGTATTACTCTTCGTCTTGTGCACTTCTCAAATAAAAGTGTATGCTCAAGACAATGTAATCGACGAAGTAGTATGGATTGTAGGTGATGAAGCCATTTTAAAATCGGATGTTGAAGAAGAACGTCTGAATGCACAGTATAATGGAGTCAAGTTTGAAGGTGATCCCTATTGTGTTATTCCTGAGCAAATAGCCATCCAGAAACTATATCTTCACCAGGCTGCTATCGATAGTGTTGAAGTTACCGACTCGGAAGTTATGCAACAGGTGGAGTGGCAGATTAACAATATCATTCGTCAGATTGGTTCTAAGGAGAAGATGGAAGAATACTTCAATAAGACCTACACTCAGATCAGAGAAACGATGCGTGAAAGTGCTCGCGAGAAACTGACAGTGGAAAGAATGCAGAAAAAGCTGGTGGGCGATATAAAGATTACTCCTGCTGAAGTAAGAAAGTACTTCAAAGAGGTGCCTCAGGACAGCGTTCCATTTATTGCTACGCAAGTAGAGGTTCAGATTATTACCCAGCAACCGAAGATTCCGATTGCCGAAATTGATGATGTGAAGAAACGACTGCGTGAATATTCAGATCGTATTACTTCAGGAGATACGCCTTTCTCTTCTCTAGCTATCCTCTATTCTGAGGATCCGGGAAGTGCACGCCGTGGTGGTGAACTGGGATTCATGGGAAAAGGAGAACTGTTACCAGAATTTGCTGCCGTAGCATTTAATCTGAACGATCCTAAAAAAGTATCTAAGATTGTAGAAACAGAATATGGTTTCCATATTATTCAGCTGATAGAAAAACGTGGCGACCGTATTAATTGCCGTCATATTCTCTTGAAGCCGAGAGTTTCAGACAAAGATTTGCAAGCAGCAATGGGTCGTTTAGACTCGGTTGCTAATGATATCCGTAGTAGTAAGTTCACTTTCGATCAGGCTGCTTCTGTAATTTCTCACGATAAGGATACTCGTAATAACCATGGTCTTATGGCAAATACAAGAACCAGTACTTCTAAATTTGAAATGGATCAGTTGCCACAGGAAGTTGCAAAAGCTGTTGATAAGCTTAATATCGGAGAAATTTCTAAAGCATTTATCATGGTAAATGATAAAGGAAAACAAGTTTGTGCAGTAGTTAAACTAAAATCAAGAATAGATGGTCATAAAGCAACCATTACAGATGATTATCAGAACCTGAAAGAACTTGTTCTTAGTAAAATCAGAGCGCAGAAACTTGATCAATGGATTAAAGATAAGCAGAAAAAAACATATGTTCGTATCAATGAAGGATGGAAAAACTGCGAATTTAAGTATCCAGGTTGGGTAAAGTAA
- a CDS encoding peptidylprolyl isomerase produces the protein MKKEIILFVGLTLSTCAFSQQKDQVLMRINNKDITRSEFEYIYNKNNSNNELDKKSLDEYVDLFVNFKLKVAAAEGEGVDTTRAFRDEFLGYRQQLAKSYLTDESIDEANAKVIYERLKENVETSHILIRCKPDATPEDTLAAYRKAERARQRILNGEDFEKVAREVSEDPSVKQNGGNLGYFTALQMVTPFEDTAYSLRNGEISKPVRTDFGYHIIKTTNRRPDMGKVLVAHIFKFLPQNVTKEQEKKVMAQIDSIYGALQQGANFEELANKCSDDKSTAQRGGELPWIGFRQTVKEFENTVFSLEKNEISKPFRSPSGMHIVKLIDRKDIEPFEEKKDEIIRRMNRQGRGGKGVEALVEKLKTEYHFAYNDSGVNAIKNLMKNIQAGKDSLTSANAMKLSGDLFILNGTNYPVQGFVNWAKGRQGSAEKLLKEYTLNSILDYEDSRLEQKYPDFGHLMQEYRDGILLFDVSNRRVWDKASKDESGLATFFEENKANYKWTSPRFKGVIVHCKDKKTAKAVKKLTKKNPEEDWANVIRKSLNNDSVSVVKVEKGLFAKGDNKYVDKEKFKGGKVEPLKDYPVTIVIGKMLKNGPESYKDVRGPVTADYQNYLEADWIKELKGKYKVEINQQILKTVNNH, from the coding sequence AATTGGACAAAAAGTCTTTAGATGAGTATGTCGATTTATTTGTAAACTTCAAATTGAAAGTTGCTGCAGCTGAGGGTGAAGGAGTAGATACAACAAGAGCTTTTCGTGATGAATTCCTTGGCTATCGCCAGCAGTTGGCAAAATCTTATCTTACCGACGAATCAATTGATGAAGCAAATGCCAAAGTTATCTATGAGAGACTAAAGGAAAATGTAGAAACTTCGCATATATTAATTCGTTGCAAACCCGATGCTACTCCCGAAGATACTCTTGCAGCCTACCGCAAAGCTGAGCGTGCACGTCAGCGAATCCTGAATGGAGAAGACTTTGAAAAAGTGGCTCGTGAGGTTTCAGAAGATCCTTCTGTAAAGCAAAACGGAGGAAACCTAGGATATTTCACTGCATTGCAAATGGTTACTCCTTTTGAAGATACTGCTTATTCTTTAAGAAATGGAGAGATAAGTAAACCCGTCCGAACAGATTTTGGCTATCATATTATTAAAACTACTAACCGCCGCCCTGATATGGGCAAAGTGTTGGTTGCACATATCTTTAAGTTCCTTCCGCAAAATGTAACGAAAGAGCAAGAGAAGAAGGTGATGGCACAGATTGATTCTATCTATGGCGCACTGCAACAAGGAGCAAATTTTGAAGAACTTGCTAACAAGTGCTCGGACGATAAATCTACTGCACAGCGTGGTGGTGAACTGCCCTGGATTGGTTTCCGCCAAACTGTGAAAGAGTTTGAGAATACAGTCTTTTCATTAGAGAAAAATGAAATATCCAAGCCATTCCGTTCACCAAGTGGTATGCATATTGTGAAACTGATAGACCGCAAGGATATTGAGCCGTTTGAAGAAAAGAAAGATGAAATTATTCGTCGCATGAACCGACAAGGTAGAGGCGGCAAAGGCGTTGAGGCTCTTGTTGAAAAGTTGAAAACAGAATATCATTTCGCATACAATGATAGTGGAGTTAATGCCATTAAGAACTTGATGAAAAATATTCAGGCGGGAAAAGATTCGCTCACTTCTGCCAATGCAATGAAGCTTTCGGGAGATCTTTTTATACTGAATGGTACAAACTACCCGGTGCAAGGTTTTGTTAATTGGGCAAAGGGCCGACAAGGAAGTGCGGAGAAACTATTAAAAGAGTATACTCTTAATTCTATTTTGGATTACGAAGATAGTCGCCTGGAACAAAAATACCCCGATTTTGGTCATTTAATGCAGGAGTACCGGGATGGAATTCTGTTATTTGATGTGAGCAATCGCCGGGTTTGGGATAAAGCTTCCAAAGATGAGAGCGGTCTGGCTACTTTCTTTGAAGAAAACAAAGCAAACTATAAGTGGACTTCTCCTCGTTTCAAAGGAGTGATTGTGCACTGCAAAGATAAAAAAACAGCTAAGGCTGTAAAGAAGCTTACTAAAAAGAATCCGGAGGAAGATTGGGCTAACGTAATTCGTAAGTCACTTAATAACGATTCGGTTTCGGTAGTTAAAGTAGAAAAAGGCCTTTTTGCTAAGGGAGATAATAAATATGTTGATAAAGAGAAGTTTAAGGGAGGTAAAGTTGAACCGCTCAAAGATTATCCTGTGACAATTGTTATCGGTAAAATGTTGAAGAATGGCCCTGAAAGTTATAAAGATGTTCGTGGACCAGTAACTGCCGACTATCAAAATTACCTGGAAGCAGATTGGATTAAAGAATTAAAAGGAAAATATAAGGTTGAAATTAACCAACAGATTTTAAAAACAGTTAATAATCATTGA